A genomic segment from Luteolibacter ambystomatis encodes:
- a CDS encoding sialate O-acetylesterase, whose amino-acid sequence MKSFPRFATLLLAFALSSHRASAVHYKLFVLTGQSNSLGTTNAGEADSSPGADPADAHVKFYWSNIADATHPLGNSGGAFSTLQAQQGGYYTGSATHWGPEIHFGRTLYRAGVRDFGIIKASRGGGGNSFWSKTSNDHHMYTQVMDTVNAATATLATNGDTFEIVGLLYLQGESDSPTEASIADTRIKELVDNLRVDLPNAGSMHAVIGGIAAAGTTRDTVRAKQSSIAAVTSYIDYFNNLDLQSQVAAVDNLHFDKAAKRTIGERFAQAFFSASIVSRRYGKLVFIGDSITQGGNGDHPGYRYTVFKHLAERGVPIDADTGYRFAGSVTGPYANSTITTPTVNGQSFENIHDGHFGWRASWECARVPLPSGRYNTNNLGNGSLLNWTGQSSSYATVNAGTLPYTGATYTPDTVSIMIGINDLADYITTGGQSAAVAAATVRDDISTMIDQLRAANPNVRIHLNRVLHTNQTKAMHDGVDALNALLPALIAAKNASSSTSPIWLADASTGFNPATQTYDYVHPHAAGETYVGDRIAASLGIIETPSNSGTSSAPPHIESGSSSFNHRFEGHEIWNGSAFPNALWKQTGTLTKTIDNAAPTDLRVVNPGSGGAWIEGTDSGWKTGNTGNWTLETRIKFHANPSGFILWLGTGNHTILVEIHGDRTQDNGNSTYNVAHNNLDGQFHTFRVVNDPGNNAYHVWRDGVRLTPVAGVAYDNSSTENRLILGDYTSQSFGNNFDATIDYVRYDLTNAYLPTGADADNDELPDSWEYQYGNTITTMAAANDDDHDGHTNLEEYLANTHPLDSSSSLAISSITSSSGMTAIRLNTSPQRLYTLFKSEDLSTWAAVQGPVSGTDGILTLEDTHASGARAFYKVKATMP is encoded by the coding sequence ATGAAATCCTTCCCGCGCTTCGCCACACTTCTGCTGGCCTTCGCCCTCTCATCCCATCGTGCGTCCGCTGTTCACTACAAGCTGTTCGTCCTGACCGGCCAGTCGAATTCTCTCGGCACGACGAACGCAGGTGAAGCGGACTCCTCACCCGGCGCCGATCCGGCCGATGCACACGTGAAGTTCTACTGGAGCAACATCGCGGATGCCACCCATCCGCTTGGAAACTCCGGAGGAGCATTCAGCACCCTGCAAGCGCAACAAGGAGGTTACTACACCGGCAGCGCCACTCATTGGGGACCGGAAATCCATTTCGGACGCACGCTCTATCGCGCCGGAGTGCGGGACTTCGGCATCATCAAGGCGAGCCGCGGAGGAGGCGGCAACAGCTTCTGGTCGAAGACATCCAATGATCATCACATGTACACCCAGGTGATGGATACGGTGAACGCTGCCACCGCGACGCTCGCCACAAATGGCGACACCTTCGAGATCGTCGGTCTTCTCTACCTTCAGGGGGAAAGCGATTCCCCGACCGAGGCTAGCATCGCCGACACCCGCATCAAGGAACTGGTGGACAATCTCCGCGTGGATCTACCCAACGCGGGTTCCATGCATGCAGTCATCGGTGGCATCGCTGCTGCGGGCACCACCCGGGACACGGTCCGGGCAAAGCAATCATCCATCGCCGCAGTCACGTCATACATCGACTACTTCAACAATCTCGACCTCCAGTCCCAGGTCGCCGCTGTGGACAACCTGCATTTCGACAAGGCCGCCAAGCGCACCATCGGCGAGCGATTCGCACAGGCCTTTTTCTCGGCCAGCATCGTCTCCCGCCGTTACGGGAAACTCGTCTTCATCGGCGACTCCATCACCCAGGGAGGAAACGGCGATCACCCGGGCTACCGCTATACGGTCTTCAAACACCTTGCTGAAAGGGGCGTTCCGATCGATGCAGACACCGGCTATCGGTTCGCCGGCTCCGTGACCGGCCCCTACGCGAACAGCACGATCACCACGCCGACCGTCAATGGACAGTCGTTCGAGAACATCCATGACGGGCATTTCGGATGGCGCGCCTCATGGGAGTGCGCCCGCGTGCCACTGCCTTCCGGACGCTACAATACCAACAATCTCGGCAATGGCAGCCTGCTCAACTGGACAGGCCAATCCAGCAGCTATGCCACGGTCAACGCAGGCACGTTGCCCTACACCGGAGCTACCTACACGCCGGACACCGTTTCGATCATGATCGGCATCAACGATCTCGCCGACTACATCACGACCGGCGGCCAGTCCGCTGCCGTGGCAGCGGCAACCGTTCGGGATGACATCTCAACGATGATCGATCAGTTGCGTGCCGCGAATCCAAACGTCCGCATTCACCTCAACCGCGTTCTTCATACCAATCAGACCAAGGCGATGCACGACGGCGTCGATGCCCTCAATGCCCTTCTTCCCGCCCTGATCGCGGCGAAGAACGCATCCTCGTCCACCTCTCCCATCTGGCTCGCGGATGCCAGCACCGGCTTCAATCCAGCCACCCAGACCTACGACTATGTCCACCCGCACGCAGCGGGGGAAACCTACGTCGGAGATCGGATCGCGGCTTCGCTCGGCATCATCGAGACTCCGTCAAATTCGGGCACCAGCTCCGCACCGCCCCATATCGAATCCGGATCCTCGTCATTCAACCATCGCTTCGAAGGTCATGAAATCTGGAACGGATCAGCCTTCCCCAATGCTCTGTGGAAGCAAACGGGCACGCTCACCAAAACCATCGACAATGCCGCGCCCACCGATCTTCGGGTTGTGAATCCAGGCAGCGGTGGAGCATGGATCGAGGGGACCGACAGCGGATGGAAGACGGGCAACACCGGGAACTGGACCTTGGAGACCCGCATCAAGTTCCACGCGAATCCATCCGGTTTCATCCTCTGGCTGGGCACGGGCAATCACACCATCCTCGTCGAAATCCACGGAGACCGCACACAGGACAATGGAAACAGCACGTACAACGTGGCCCACAACAATCTCGACGGACAGTTTCACACCTTCCGTGTTGTCAACGACCCGGGCAACAATGCCTATCATGTCTGGCGTGATGGAGTCCGTCTCACTCCCGTGGCAGGTGTCGCCTACGACAACAGCAGCACGGAAAACCGGCTGATTCTCGGAGACTACACCTCGCAGTCATTCGGGAACAATTTCGATGCCACCATTGATTACGTCCGCTACGACCTGACAAACGCCTACCTGCCCACCGGCGCGGATGCCGACAACGACGAACTTCCAGACTCCTGGGAATACCAATATGGAAACACGATCACCACCATGGCGGCGGCCAATGATGACGATCATGACGGGCATACGAATCTGGAAGAGTATCTTGCAAACACCCATCCGCTCGACTCCTCCTCATCTCTGGCGATCTCCTCGATCACCTCCTCCTCCGGCATGACCGCCATCCGGCTCAATACGTCCCCGCAGCGTCTCTACACGCTGTTCAAATCGGAAGACCTTTCCACATGGGCTGCGGTGCAGGGCCCCGTGAGCGGCACCGATGGCATCCTCACCCTCGAGGACACCCACGCTTCTGGAGCACGCGCGTTCTACAAGGTGAAGGCCACGATGCCTTGA
- a CDS encoding YdcF family protein, producing MSTFLLPVHVDRAARILWDYHRLDESIHAAAGIVVFGSNDLRVAAHAADLYHRGMGRWIVFSGARGRMTEHWPETEAMVMAETARAKGVPASDIHIENRATHTGENIRFSREIVDRISSISNPLVVVQKPYMERRTRAALDIQWPDRDFLVTSPPIRFDAYFTEELTPSIVLGAMTGDFQRILDYPAKGFASTQPVSPEVMEAFQILCSAGYGDPLP from the coding sequence ATGAGCACGTTTCTCCTGCCAGTCCACGTTGATCGGGCCGCCCGGATCTTGTGGGATTACCATCGCCTTGATGAGTCCATCCACGCCGCAGCTGGCATCGTCGTCTTCGGCAGCAATGACCTGCGGGTCGCCGCCCATGCGGCAGACCTCTACCACCGCGGCATGGGACGATGGATCGTGTTCTCCGGGGCAAGAGGACGGATGACGGAACATTGGCCGGAGACGGAAGCCATGGTGATGGCGGAGACAGCACGTGCGAAAGGAGTTCCGGCCAGCGACATCCACATCGAAAACCGGGCCACCCATACAGGCGAAAACATCCGCTTCTCGCGTGAGATTGTCGACCGGATCTCCTCCATTTCCAATCCATTGGTCGTGGTGCAGAAGCCCTACATGGAACGCCGCACCCGCGCGGCTCTCGACATCCAATGGCCGGACCGCGATTTCCTGGTGACCTCGCCGCCGATCCGCTTCGACGCCTATTTCACGGAAGAGCTTACTCCCTCCATCGTGCTGGGTGCCATGACCGGGGATTTCCAGCGCATCCTCGACTACCCGGCGAAAGGGTTCGCCAGCACCCAACCGGTATCCCCTGAAGTCATGGAAGCCTTTCAAATCCTGTGCAGCGCGGGCTACGGCGATCCCCTTCCCTAG
- a CDS encoding sialate O-acetylesterase — protein MASPSSAGEISAIAWWVGKMVHQRTGEPIGIVENAVGGSGTEAWLPREVLESHSAYRPLLSDQWLESDRVSSWAKGRARRNLGTHVTANHPFRPGFLFESGVRPWAGFPFEAVIWYQGETNAESPDDRWNGQLICDLITGWRGVLGNPGLPFYLIQLPRIGGKDPLRQYWPQYREVQARVAKDIPGVKLVVTSDLGWDGPDVHPPDKKPVAERVVEVMPEPVWKTNR, from the coding sequence ATGGCCTCGCCTTCCTCCGCAGGTGAAATTTCCGCGATCGCATGGTGGGTGGGAAAGATGGTCCACCAGAGGACGGGAGAGCCGATCGGCATCGTGGAAAACGCGGTGGGTGGTTCTGGAACCGAGGCATGGTTGCCACGGGAGGTGCTGGAGTCCCATTCCGCATATCGTCCGCTGTTGTCCGATCAATGGCTGGAAAGCGACAGGGTTTCATCCTGGGCAAAGGGAAGAGCCAGGCGGAATCTCGGCACTCACGTTACGGCCAATCATCCCTTCCGGCCTGGTTTCCTGTTCGAGTCGGGCGTCCGGCCGTGGGCGGGATTCCCGTTTGAAGCCGTGATCTGGTATCAAGGAGAAACCAACGCAGAGAGTCCGGATGATCGTTGGAACGGACAACTGATCTGCGACCTGATCACAGGATGGCGGGGTGTTCTGGGAAATCCGGGACTTCCATTTTATCTGATCCAACTGCCCCGGATAGGCGGAAAAGATCCATTGCGGCAGTATTGGCCGCAGTATCGCGAAGTGCAGGCGCGGGTGGCGAAGGATATCCCGGGAGTGAAGCTGGTGGTGACCAGCGATCTCGGATGGGACGGTCCTGACGTTCATCCGCCTGACAAAAAGCCAGTGGCGGAGAGAGTCGTGGAAGTGATGCCGGAACCGGTTTGGAAAACCAACCGGTGA
- a CDS encoding sialidase family protein translates to MMKSSLFLIPFLLTFTNAAEVATVQPVCPVLVGQEINPVLGFKVTLDQPAKLEGIEAALTGTSRIQDVERVRIFRGKEASASAGGEAVAELAPKTGAMSRSCDLTLEAGVHWFWLSVELKKTADIDGRVDAALNRLKIGGAVVEPAISSPEGSQRIGLLLRKPGDDKSKAYRIPGLVRTKKGTLLAAYDIRYRNAGDLPADIDVGLSRSTDGGKVWEPMRVAVDMGDDPKFNYDGVGDPCIFSDDVTGRVWIASLWSHGKRAWNGSGPGMTPDETGQLVLSYSDDDGRSWSKGESITPQVKNPEWQLLFNGPGTGITMKDGTLAVPAQYKAADGKPFSTMLSSKDRGKTWAIGTGVKSDTTEAQLVELADGSIMINCRDNRGGSRTIATTKDLGRTWTPHPTDRKELREPVCMGSLLRWNHPKHGDLLLFSNPDSTKGRQSMTVKLSKDQGMTWPDAAARLYDERPCFGYSCLAPAGDSHVGVLYEGNGSLIYLRLPLSEWFK, encoded by the coding sequence ATGATGAAATCCAGCCTGTTCCTGATCCCCTTTCTGCTGACATTCACAAATGCTGCGGAAGTGGCGACCGTGCAACCGGTATGCCCCGTGCTCGTGGGTCAGGAGATCAATCCGGTGCTGGGATTCAAGGTTACCCTTGATCAACCGGCGAAGCTGGAAGGGATCGAGGCGGCACTGACTGGAACCAGCCGGATTCAGGATGTGGAGCGGGTAAGGATTTTCCGCGGGAAGGAGGCCTCGGCCTCCGCCGGCGGGGAAGCTGTGGCGGAACTGGCACCAAAGACGGGCGCGATGAGCCGTTCCTGCGATCTCACGCTGGAAGCGGGGGTGCATTGGTTCTGGTTGTCCGTCGAACTGAAAAAAACGGCGGACATTGACGGACGCGTGGATGCTGCTTTGAACCGTCTGAAGATTGGCGGGGCGGTGGTGGAACCCGCCATTTCCTCTCCAGAAGGATCGCAGCGCATCGGGCTGTTGTTGCGGAAGCCGGGAGATGACAAGTCGAAGGCCTACCGTATTCCGGGATTGGTCCGGACAAAAAAGGGCACGCTATTGGCCGCCTATGATATCCGCTATCGGAATGCAGGCGACCTGCCTGCGGATATCGATGTGGGGCTGTCGCGCAGCACCGATGGCGGAAAGGTCTGGGAGCCGATGCGGGTGGCGGTCGACATGGGGGATGACCCGAAATTCAATTACGATGGCGTCGGCGATCCGTGCATCTTTTCGGACGATGTCACCGGACGGGTATGGATCGCGTCCCTGTGGAGTCACGGCAAGCGGGCATGGAATGGCTCGGGGCCGGGAATGACTCCCGATGAAACCGGCCAGCTTGTGCTTTCCTACAGTGATGATGACGGCAGGAGCTGGTCAAAGGGTGAAAGCATCACCCCGCAGGTAAAGAATCCGGAGTGGCAACTGCTGTTCAATGGGCCGGGGACCGGCATCACCATGAAGGATGGCACGCTGGCCGTTCCCGCCCAATACAAGGCCGCTGATGGCAAGCCGTTCTCTACGATGCTCAGCTCGAAGGACCGCGGTAAGACTTGGGCGATCGGAACGGGGGTGAAGTCGGACACCACCGAAGCGCAGTTGGTGGAGCTGGCGGACGGCTCGATCATGATCAACTGCCGCGACAACCGCGGGGGATCGAGGACCATCGCGACGACCAAGGATCTGGGCAGGACATGGACACCGCATCCGACCGACCGCAAGGAGTTGCGCGAGCCGGTGTGCATGGGCAGCCTGCTGCGTTGGAATCATCCGAAACATGGAGATCTCCTGCTTTTCTCCAATCCGGATTCCACCAAAGGCCGCCAGTCGATGACAGTGAAACTCTCGAAGGACCAGGGCATGACCTGGCCGGATGCGGCGGCGCGCCTCTATGATGAGCGGCCATGCTTCGGCTATTCCTGCTTGGCTCCGGCGGGCGATTCCCATGTGGGAGTGCTTTATGAGGGCAATGGTTCGCTGATCTACCTGCGGCTGCCGCTGTCCGAGTGGTTCAAATGA
- a CDS encoding molybdenum cofactor biosynthesis protein MoaE, whose product MFRISTTPIETATVMATVEDPTCGGLVIFEGRVRNHHRGRDVLRLEYEAYQALAEADGNRILRGALNRFDIHAAACVHRTGMLDIGDIAVVVAVSAAHRDAAFDACRHIIDELKATVPIWKHEYYTDGTDEWTGCDHCSGHRH is encoded by the coding sequence ATGTTCCGGATCTCCACCACCCCCATTGAGACCGCTACCGTGATGGCCACGGTCGAAGACCCCACCTGTGGTGGCCTCGTCATTTTCGAAGGCCGCGTCCGCAACCATCATCGGGGACGCGACGTGCTTCGTCTGGAATACGAGGCTTACCAAGCTCTCGCCGAGGCCGATGGCAATCGCATCCTCCGTGGAGCTCTCAACCGCTTCGACATCCATGCCGCAGCCTGCGTCCACCGCACCGGCATGCTGGACATCGGCGACATCGCCGTGGTCGTGGCGGTTTCAGCCGCCCATCGCGATGCCGCGTTCGATGCCTGCCGTCATATCATCGACGAGCTGAAGGCCACCGTTCCCATCTGGAAACATGAGTATTATACCGATGGGACCGACGAGTGGACCGGCTGCGACCACTGCTCCGGACACCGCCACTGA
- a CDS encoding NTP transferase domain-containing protein, producing MNALILTGGISQRMGRDKALIERPDGTRQIDHMAALARRFSDHVFLSTRDDNDRGTGLPLLVDEVPGSGPTAALSAAAATGLSGPWLVLGCDLFLLDEATIGHLVEHRDPSRTSTAFRNRIDGRAEPLCAIYAESGIQAARDAHRCARKFLEALDPLLLDLPYPAALDNVNTPADLTEAFLKLERGVVPKAVSLLYFAILREARGLSAESVETLAWTAAGLYEELSFRHRLPLETSQLRVARNGEFSSWDAPVADGDEFVFIPPVAGG from the coding sequence ATGAACGCGCTCATTCTCACCGGCGGCATCAGCCAGCGGATGGGCCGCGACAAGGCTCTCATCGAACGCCCGGATGGCACGCGCCAGATCGACCACATGGCTGCTCTCGCCCGCCGGTTCTCGGACCACGTGTTCCTCTCGACTCGCGATGACAATGACCGCGGTACCGGCCTGCCCCTTCTCGTCGATGAAGTCCCCGGGTCCGGCCCCACTGCCGCCCTCTCCGCCGCCGCGGCCACAGGATTGAGCGGCCCATGGCTGGTGCTGGGCTGCGATCTCTTCCTGCTGGATGAAGCCACAATCGGGCACCTGGTCGAACATCGCGATCCTTCCCGCACCTCAACTGCCTTCCGCAACCGCATCGACGGCCGCGCCGAACCTCTCTGTGCGATCTACGCGGAATCTGGTATTCAGGCAGCGCGCGATGCTCACCGTTGCGCGCGGAAATTCCTGGAAGCGCTCGATCCTCTGTTGCTCGATCTCCCCTACCCGGCCGCTCTCGACAACGTCAACACACCCGCAGACCTCACCGAGGCTTTTCTCAAACTGGAGCGCGGCGTGGTTCCCAAAGCCGTCAGCCTGCTCTACTTCGCCATCCTCCGCGAAGCCAGGGGCTTGTCTGCGGAAAGCGTGGAAACTCTCGCATGGACCGCAGCCGGTCTCTATGAGGAACTATCCTTCCGCCATCGTCTCCCTCTTGAAACCTCCCAACTCCGTGTTGCCCGCAATGGAGAATTTTCCTCGTGGGACGCTCCAGTCGCGGATGGCGACGAATTCGTCTTTATTCCTCCCGTCGCCGGAGGCTGA
- the moaC gene encoding cyclic pyranopterin monophosphate synthase MoaC, which translates to MSLSHINESNQAAMVDVSGKPVTVRHAVAEARITVNDAVAEQFRDGEFLSKKGPVFQTAILAGVMGAKQTPHLIPLCHPLPLEDCQITTEFANNEAVLRCSCKTTGRTGVEMEALTGATIAALTFFDMIKALDKTAVIHSIRVIEKTGGKSDILPANT; encoded by the coding sequence ATGTCCCTCTCCCACATCAATGAGTCAAACCAAGCCGCGATGGTCGATGTCTCCGGCAAGCCGGTGACCGTCCGCCATGCCGTCGCCGAGGCCCGCATCACGGTGAATGACGCGGTGGCGGAACAATTCCGCGATGGTGAGTTCTTGTCGAAAAAAGGCCCGGTTTTTCAAACCGCCATTCTTGCAGGGGTGATGGGAGCGAAGCAAACCCCACATCTGATCCCGCTGTGCCATCCGTTGCCGCTGGAAGATTGCCAGATCACCACTGAATTCGCCAACAATGAGGCGGTGCTGCGTTGTTCCTGCAAAACGACCGGCCGCACCGGCGTGGAGATGGAGGCCCTCACCGGAGCCACCATTGCGGCACTGACCTTCTTCGACATGATCAAAGCCCTCGATAAGACCGCGGTCATCCACTCCATCCGCGTGATCGAGAAAACCGGCGGCAAGTCCGACATCCTTCCGGCCAATACATGA
- a CDS encoding molybdopterin molybdotransferase MoeA: MNELVTPAEATGRILSNLPVTAIESVQLAHALGRVLRSSIFADRALPPYRRATMDGIAFRGRAPSFRIAGLHAAGDAPPRALEIGEAWEIMTGAIVPEDCDTLMPYEEVAILGGIATLQGDATTGQFIHEVGVDAAAGSLLVPQGFLLGSAEIAIAASVGLVELPVSKHPVITILTTGDEAVPVNSTPQPWQIRRSNGPMLESILRRLGHAEIHHHHVPDDIQLLEHAVDAVLLTSDLILLCGGISKGKRDHVREVIEARLGLPAFHGVFQRPGKPLAFWNGPPPVFALPGNPVSVLATYTRYVRPALLAMQGATPPSPLLLPLASPTESLPKLTWLLPARIVNGQAEPLPPRNSGDFVSIAGATHLLEIPPARGTLSPGALVTAHSL, encoded by the coding sequence ATGAACGAACTCGTGACACCTGCTGAGGCCACGGGACGCATTCTTTCCAACCTGCCCGTAACCGCTATCGAGAGCGTGCAGCTCGCGCACGCGCTTGGCAGGGTCCTGCGATCATCCATCTTTGCCGATCGCGCGCTACCTCCGTATCGCCGGGCCACTATGGATGGGATCGCCTTCCGGGGCCGTGCCCCATCATTCCGTATCGCCGGTTTGCACGCCGCGGGAGATGCTCCACCACGCGCATTGGAAATTGGCGAGGCCTGGGAAATCATGACCGGTGCAATCGTGCCCGAAGATTGCGACACGCTGATGCCTTACGAGGAAGTCGCCATTCTGGGAGGCATCGCCACTCTCCAGGGCGATGCGACCACCGGACAATTCATCCATGAGGTCGGTGTCGACGCGGCGGCAGGCAGCTTGCTTGTCCCACAGGGCTTTCTGTTAGGATCCGCTGAGATCGCCATCGCGGCGTCCGTGGGTCTTGTAGAGCTACCGGTTTCCAAACATCCGGTCATCACCATCCTCACGACTGGTGATGAAGCGGTTCCCGTGAATTCCACACCACAGCCCTGGCAAATCCGGCGCTCGAATGGCCCGATGCTGGAATCGATCCTACGGAGATTGGGTCACGCGGAGATTCACCATCATCACGTGCCGGATGATATCCAACTGCTGGAACACGCCGTCGATGCCGTGCTCCTCACCAGCGATCTCATCCTGCTCTGCGGTGGCATTTCGAAAGGCAAACGCGACCATGTCCGCGAGGTGATCGAAGCCCGTCTCGGCCTGCCCGCTTTCCACGGTGTCTTCCAGCGCCCCGGCAAGCCTCTCGCCTTCTGGAATGGTCCGCCTCCGGTATTCGCCCTGCCGGGGAATCCGGTTTCCGTGCTCGCCACCTATACCCGCTACGTGCGCCCGGCCCTGCTGGCCATGCAAGGCGCGACACCCCCCTCTCCGTTGTTGCTACCCTTGGCTAGTCCGACGGAATCCCTTCCCAAACTGACCTGGTTGTTGCCTGCGCGGATCGTGAACGGGCAGGCCGAACCGTTGCCACCGCGCAATTCCGGCGACTTCGTCTCCATTGCCGGAGCCACGCATCTCCTTGAAATTCCACCGGCCCGGGGCACCCTTTCCCCAGGTGCTCTGGTCACCGCCCATTCCCTCTGA
- the moaA gene encoding GTP 3',8-cyclase MoaA encodes MTLQDRHGRVLRDLRISVTDRCNFRCGYCMPADQFGPGHEFLPKGELLTFEEIHRVAGLAVAAGVTKLRLTGGEPLLRHGIENLVGLLASLPGKPDLALTTNGILLAHQAERLALAGLNRVTVSLDAIDPEIFGRMNGTGADVSRVLSGIEVAKVFGLPVKVNAVIQRGVNETQVLPLVRWARESGVTMRFIEFMDVGETNGWDRRSVVPAAEMVEMIVEEFPLEVYPGRGGATALRYRHTDGRGEIGIIASVTRPFCGDCSRLRLSPEGKLFTCLFAGSGHDLKGLLRGGADDSTIAAALGGIWGNRDDRYSELRDDRSEPVHKAEMSYLGG; translated from the coding sequence ATGACTTTGCAAGACCGCCACGGCCGCGTGCTCCGGGATCTGCGGATCTCGGTGACGGACCGTTGCAATTTCCGCTGCGGCTACTGCATGCCCGCGGACCAGTTCGGACCGGGTCATGAGTTTCTTCCCAAGGGGGAATTGCTGACATTCGAGGAAATCCATCGTGTCGCAGGACTCGCGGTGGCAGCGGGTGTGACCAAGCTGCGGCTCACCGGTGGCGAACCCTTGCTGCGGCATGGGATTGAGAATCTTGTCGGCTTGTTGGCCAGCCTTCCGGGGAAACCGGATCTCGCTCTGACGACCAACGGCATCCTGTTGGCACACCAGGCGGAGCGGCTGGCCTTGGCCGGATTGAACCGGGTGACGGTGAGTCTCGATGCGATCGATCCTGAGATCTTCGGGCGGATGAATGGAACCGGCGCGGATGTTTCGCGGGTACTATCCGGTATCGAGGTGGCCAAGGTATTCGGCTTGCCAGTGAAGGTGAACGCCGTGATCCAGCGCGGTGTGAATGAGACGCAGGTCCTTCCTTTGGTGCGGTGGGCGCGGGAGTCAGGCGTGACGATGCGCTTCATCGAGTTCATGGACGTGGGTGAGACAAACGGCTGGGACCGTCGTTCGGTTGTCCCGGCAGCGGAGATGGTGGAGATGATTGTGGAAGAGTTTCCGCTGGAGGTATATCCGGGGCGTGGAGGCGCTACGGCGCTCCGCTACCGGCATACGGACGGAAGAGGGGAGATCGGCATCATTGCATCGGTGACCCGGCCATTCTGCGGAGATTGCTCGCGGCTGAGACTATCACCGGAGGGAAAACTATTCACCTGCCTCTTTGCTGGAAGCGGTCATGATCTCAAGGGGTTGTTGCGCGGAGGTGCGGACGATTCCACCATTGCCGCGGCTCTTGGAGGAATATGGGGAAACCGTGACGACCGCTACTCGGAATTGCGCGACGATCGGAGCGAACCCGTCCACAAGGCGGAGATGAGCTATCTGGGAGGCTGA
- a CDS encoding MOSC domain-containing protein has product MPQVILHHLFRSPGHNYFGHHGMPAGENGIEDCDEIELVTGRGIVGDRFFDFKPDYKGQITFFDHAVVEEVRIHADKPGLPASAFRRNVIIEGVDLNSLIGRRFRLGDILFEGTQECSPCYWMDAACGKPGIENLLKGRGGLRCRILEDGILKRSGSVPLQIEESAEA; this is encoded by the coding sequence ATGCCTCAAGTCATTCTCCATCACCTCTTCCGTTCGCCAGGCCACAATTACTTCGGCCACCACGGCATGCCTGCCGGCGAAAACGGGATCGAGGATTGCGATGAGATTGAGTTGGTCACGGGACGAGGCATCGTTGGCGACCGCTTCTTCGACTTCAAACCGGACTACAAGGGGCAAATCACCTTCTTCGACCATGCGGTGGTGGAGGAAGTTCGCATCCACGCTGACAAGCCCGGACTGCCAGCCTCCGCATTCCGCCGCAATGTGATCATTGAAGGCGTGGACTTGAATTCCCTCATCGGACGCCGCTTCCGTTTGGGGGATATTCTTTTTGAAGGCACCCAGGAATGCAGTCCCTGCTACTGGATGGATGCCGCCTGCGGAAAGCCGGGCATCGAAAACCTGCTCAAAGGCCGTGGTGGCCTGCGCTGCCGGATCTTGGAAGATGGCATCTTGAAGAGATCCGGAAGTGTGCCTCTCCAAATCGAAGAGTCCGCGGAAGCCTGA